From Microbacterium sp. LWH11-1.2, one genomic window encodes:
- a CDS encoding carbohydrate ABC transporter permease, producing the protein MSIQTPPLAAPAPATDSTIALTAPGYRRRGRGGPGADRARRRVGATALHVVLVIGGISMVFPFVWMLLTSFKTLPQLLKNPLEFLPNPWTVDNYTEAWNAVPFGQAYLNSAYIAVLVVVGTLITASMAGYAFARIRFKGSKVLFIVFLATQMIPAQVTLIPFYLLMSQLGWVDSHLALIVPGMIANPFAVFLMRQFVLALPRELEEAALVDGAGRWRIFWSIVLPNLKPGLAALSIITALGVWNAFLFPLVLLNTPDLFTVPLLLTSFQGQFGSINYGLVMAASAIATVPMLIVFVIGQRKILNSMAASGLGGR; encoded by the coding sequence ATGAGCATCCAGACGCCTCCCCTCGCGGCCCCCGCGCCCGCGACCGACTCGACCATCGCGCTCACCGCCCCCGGCTACCGTCGGCGCGGCCGTGGCGGCCCCGGGGCCGATCGGGCACGTCGTCGCGTCGGCGCCACCGCGCTGCACGTCGTTCTCGTCATCGGCGGCATCTCGATGGTGTTCCCATTCGTGTGGATGCTGCTGACCTCGTTCAAGACGCTGCCGCAGCTGCTCAAGAACCCGCTCGAGTTCCTGCCGAATCCGTGGACCGTCGACAACTACACCGAGGCCTGGAACGCCGTGCCGTTCGGCCAGGCGTACCTGAACAGCGCGTATATCGCGGTGCTCGTCGTGGTCGGCACGCTCATCACCGCATCGATGGCCGGCTACGCGTTCGCGCGCATCCGCTTCAAGGGCAGCAAGGTGCTGTTCATCGTGTTCCTCGCGACGCAGATGATCCCGGCGCAGGTCACGCTGATCCCCTTCTACCTGCTGATGTCGCAGCTCGGCTGGGTCGACTCGCACCTCGCGCTGATCGTGCCCGGAATGATCGCGAACCCGTTCGCGGTGTTCCTCATGCGCCAGTTCGTGCTGGCCCTGCCGCGCGAGCTCGAGGAGGCGGCGCTGGTCGACGGCGCCGGCCGCTGGCGCATCTTCTGGAGCATCGTGCTCCCGAACCTCAAGCCCGGACTCGCCGCGCTCAGCATCATCACCGCGCTCGGCGTCTGGAACGCGTTCCTATTCCCGCTCGTGCTGCTGAACACCCCGGACCTGTTCACGGTGCCGCTGCTGCTGACCTCGTTCCAGGGGCAGTTCGGATCGATCAACTACGGCCTCGTCATGGCGGCATCCGCCATCGCGACCGTGCCGATGCTGATCGTGTTCGTGATCGGCCAGCGCAAGATCCTCAACAGCATGGCCGCCTCGGGGCTGGGAGGGCGTTGA